A portion of the Lolium rigidum isolate FL_2022 chromosome 1, APGP_CSIRO_Lrig_0.1, whole genome shotgun sequence genome contains these proteins:
- the LOC124698255 gene encoding probable xyloglucan endotransglucosylase/hydrolase protein 23 — translation MARMAVSVLAILLASCAIAAASFDKEFDITWGDGRGKILNNGQLLTLGLDKISGSGFQSKHEYLFGKIDMQLKLVAGNSAGTVTAYYLSSMGATHDEIDFEFLGNETGKPYTLHTNVFSQGQGQREQQFRLWFDPTKDFHTYSILWNPKHIILMVDDMPIRDFRNLEGKGISFPKNQPMRLYSSLWNADDWATQGGRVKTDWSHAPFSASYRGFKADACIVVAGGRTRCGASIGTEAAPGTAGAGAGEWYNQELDLTRQQRMRWVQSNYMIYNYCTDPKRVAQGLPAECSM, via the exons ATGGCTCGCATGGCAGTGTCGGTGCTAGCTATCCTGCTGGCCTCTTGTGCCATTGCGGCGGCGAGCTTCGACAAGGAGTTCGACATCACCTGGGGTGACGGCCGCGGCAAGATCCTGAATAATGGGCAGCTCCTGACGCTGGGGCTGGACAAGATCTCCGGCTCCGGGTTTCAGTCCAAGCACGAGTACCTCTTCGGCAAGATCGACATGCAGCTCAAGCTTGTTGCCGGCAACTCCGCCGGCACCGTCACAGCCTACTAC CTGTCGTCGATGGGGGCGACGCACGACGAGATCGACTTCGAGTTCCTGGGGAACGAGACCGGCAAGCCGTACACGCTGCACACCAACGTGTTCTCGCAGGGGCAGGGCCAAAGGGAGCAGCAGTTCCGCCTCTGGTTCGATCCCACCAAGGACTTCCACACCTACTCCATCCTCTGGAACCCAAAGCACATCAT CTTAATGGTGGACGACATGCCgatcagggacttccggaacctgGAGGGGAAGGGGATCTCCTTCCCCAAGAACCAGCCCATGCGGCTCTACTCCAGCCTCTGGAACGCCGACGACTGGGCCACGCAGGGCGGCCGCGTCAAGACGGACTGGTCCCACGCGCCCTTCTCCGCCTCCTACCGCGGCTTCAAGGCCGACGCCTGCATCGTCGTCGCCGGTGGACGCACGCGCTGCGGCGCCTCCATTGGCACGGAAGCCGCCCCAGGTAccgccggtgccggcgccggcgagTGGTACAACCAGGAGCTGGACCTGACGCGGCAGCAGCGTATGCGGTGGGTGCAGAGCAACTACATGATCTATAACTACTGCACCGACCCCAAGCGCGTCGCCCAGGGCCTCCCCGCCGAGTGCTCCATGTAG